AACCCAGGTATCGGTTTTGGGGTTGAACAGGTCAAAGGGAGACAGGCCAGTAAGCAAGTGCAGGCAAGTTACTCCCAAACTGTAGATATCGCTGCGAGGGCTGCACGCGCCTTTCACTTGTTCGGGGGCAGCGTATTCGGCGGAACCGATGGGATGGTTGCCAGCGTAGAGGTTGGTGGTACCGGTGGCAAATTGCGCGTTATTGAAGTCCACCAGATAAATGCGATCGCCGGATCGAACGAAATTTTCTGGCTTAATATCCCGGTGAATAATTTGCCGGCTGTGGATATAATCGAGAATAGGCAATACTTGTTGTAGGAATTCCCGCAGTTCGCTTTCGGAAAAAACTCCGTTGGCACCAATTTCGTCGGCTACGTTTTCCCCTTCAATCCATTCTTGTACGGAATATTGATAGTCTCCCTCTCGAAAATACGCCCACATTTGGGGAATTTGGGGATGTTCTGCCAACGATTCCAAACGCAAATAAGTGGAGTGGGAAGGTGGCGTTGCCGTTACGGAGGAATGGCTATCTGGCAAATTGAATTGCTTGATGGCACAGAAGGGAGTCGAAGGTTTATCTTCGTCAACAGCCAAGAACGTTCTTTGAGAAGCTTTCGGCGTTAGTCGTTTGAGGATGCGGTAGCGGTTTTTGAGAACCAAGCTAGACCCACAACTGTGGCAAGTACGGTGTTCGACTTCGCTCATCTCAGGTTGTTCTGGGTGTTGGCAGTGGGGATTGAGGCAATAACTCATAGCGAAAACTCCATAGGTGGTTTCATGAACGGTCTGGCAATCGGTTTTTTGTTAATAAGAAGAAGCCTGGAAACTGGAAATAGGGAAGGGAAGCCATTTCTGAAAGCAAAAAGCGACCGCGACTGGGGTCAAGCCAATGGCAAAAAGGCAGATTCAATATAGGCTTCGAGAACCAGTTGGTGGTTTTCTAGGTATATAGGATTTCCTACGATGATAGCAGTATCCGGAGGTGGATGGGTGGAACCAGGGTGCGATCGCGCTGTCAAACGACAACAACGCACCAACGCCACATCAAACCGACAGGGATTTTCGCTGAGGTGGGGATTTTCCGCCAAAAACAAAGACGCAGCTTTTTGCAATTTGTTTTGCTTGCTAGGAGTCACAGCCAACCTGCCGCCTGCATCCCAATTGTTCCCACGGCGGGTTTTTACCTCCACGAAAGCAATGGGGGCGTTGGTTTGGTTGTTATTATATTGAGCAATAATATCGATTTCTCCCCAGCGACATCGCCAGCGACGATCCAAAATACGCCACTGCTGTTGCTGCAACCAGGTGGCAACCAGCGTTTCCCCTAGTTCGCCGGCTTGGTGGTTGGCAGGTTGTTTGTCGGCTGGCTGTTTCATAAACTTGTTGTAGGTCTATTATTTTATTTGTAGAGCGTTTGTGGTGGCTCGGTCAACGAAAAAATGCGATCGCTGGCTTGCTATTTCCCAGCTTTCCCCAAATTATGGCCCACAGACAGCTTGGGGAAATTTTATTTTCGTTCCTCCCTCAACCCGATTGTTTGCCTACAACCATATCCATATCAATATTAAAGAAATCCATAAATTCTTGTAACGCCTCAGAAGGTTGGTCCAATCCTGCCGGTGGAGATACTGCAAAAGGCTTGTCATTTTCATTGATTTGCGGGTCGTAGATATCTTCGCAAGTTTGCAAACGGCAACAAGCCAGGTAGAGAAGTCGCAAATCGCCATTGCAAAGGTCATCGTAGAGGGGAAGCAACGGCGAAAGGGCATCCTGTTTTTCGTCAATCCACCCCGTAGCCAAATCTTCATTGGCAAGCTGGATGCTGAGGATGAGGGATTTTTCGGTGGGTCGAACTTCGATTGCCTCGCTGCTAATGCAATAAGGAGAGAGGGTTTCCGGGTCCAGGGCATCTTTGGGAAGGCGAAAGGCGAGCTGTCGAACGCCAAAGTTGGCGATGTAATACATCATATCGAAGCAGCGATCGAGGGTTTCCAGGGGGTCGCCGCGAAAGTCGCCGTAGGCATAGATGAAACGCGCTGTATGGGTTTCCAAATCGACACGACTGGATAGGCTTTTCAGATATTCCCGGTCTTCTTTGGTCAGGCGGCGGTTGATGGATTGGAATTCGTAGTATTGAAACTCGCTCATGGAAAAATCTCCGGTAGCCATTTGCCTCCATCTTATCCTTTTGTTTGCCAGTGAGGGAAATGGTTGCCGTGCCCGCCCCAGCTTGAAAATATCTGCGATCGCAACGATTCAAATATTGTATTTTTATAGAAGAATAGGCAAATAAATTGGATGTGTGGTCCAAAAATCGACCATGAAATTCCCTGAAACCATTTGCTTTTCTCTAGGCTGTGGCTAATATTCTTGCCGCCTATCGTTTTAATATTCCAATCGTTTCCCCCAAACAGGCAATTTTTTTGTTGAGAATCTATATCAATTAAAACACGGATTTGCGCCTTTGTAGCCAAAATGCTAAAATCAAAAGTGACTTTTAAAGTCCTAATGTGGCGTCTTATATTCAATTTTACCCAAAATTCCCTTTAGCAAGGCTAAAACTCCCATAACTTCGTGCGGAAAAATCGCGATCGCGCTTCAAAACAACCCCCTCGCTCGCAGAAATTTTTCAGACCCCCCAGCCAGGTATCTTGACATTTTCCGGATTTTGTGGTATGCAGCCGGAAATCGGTTGGTATTGGTTTTCCGAAGCTAGCGAATCTCATCCCCAATCCGATAATATAAACCACAAATATCTTCCAAGCCGTCTCCCTTTGCAAGGGGACTACAGGGGGTTTTCCGAAGTTCTTCCTCGGTTTCATTATCCGGTCTTGCTAATGCGGATGTCGTATTGCAGCCATCTGGTTAACCAAAAAGCGATCGCGATCGAGCAAAATCATCCCAAACCTTCCCAACTTGAGGAACCACAAAACATGAAAAAAAATTCTCCTAAAATTCTTTCAAGTCTGCTGGCTCTATCCTCCGCCTTCCTAGCAGCATCTCCCGTCATTGCTCAAACCGAAATCGAATTTGGTGAAGATGCCATCAATCGAACCATTCAACAAGATGGAATTCAGATAACAGTCAACTACGAACCCATAGAAATCGGCACCGGTAGCGATCGTAAAAACCTACAATATACCATTTCCTATCAAGGGAAAGAAAGGGTTGCCGAGAAAAAATTTACCTTTTATACAGGAAGTGCTTTTCTACAAGATTTAGATAATAACGGCATTTCAGAAGCAATTGTAAAAACTTTCAGCGGCGGTGCCCATTGCTGTACCATTTTTAGCATTTACAGCTGGGATGGCAACCAGTTCGTAGAAACAGCAGTAGGCGGAGATGGTGCCGGCGGTTCGTTTATGGATATAGACAACGATGGAACCACTGAATTTGTTACCATGGATAATGCTTTTCTCTATCAGTTTAGTTCCTACGCCGGTTCGTTTCCGCCAACGAAGATTTTAAAATTTGCAAGTGGTGATTGGGTTGACGTAACGCGGCAGTATCCCCAATATTTAGAATCCGTTGCCGCCAGCATGTATCAAACCTTTGTTAGTAACAAAAATAGTGGCGAAGTGAACGGCATTTTAGCGGGATACGTTGCCCAGAAAATTTTGTTAGGGGAATATCGAGAGGGATGGGATTTCATGCTAGCCAATTACGATCGCACTTCGGATTGGGGATTAGAAATTTATGAAGGAAATACGCAAGTAGGAACGTATTCTGATTTTCCCACAGCGTTGCGGATGTTTTTAATCGAACAAGGATATCTGCAACCGAACGACTCGTTATAGAATATTTGTACCTGGGGCACGAATTTTGTCGGGTGGGCATTGCCCACCCTACTAGCTTTGGGATGTTTTTCATCGAACAAGGGTACCTGCAACCGAACAACTCATTATAGAATATTTGTGCCTGGGGAACGAATTTTGTCGGGTGGGCAATGCCCACCCGACTAGCTTTGTTGGTAAGAAAAAGCGTTGCGGATGTTTTTCATCGAACAAGGGTACCTGCAACCGAACGACTCGTTATAGAATATTTGTACCTGGGGCACGAATTTTGTCGGGTGGGCATTGCCCGGGTAGGGCACACCCCCACCAACCCATTTAATTTAAAATAACTTAAAACCCAATTTCAGCTATGTCTAACAAAAACGATACCGCCGTCACAATCATTGCCTTAATCATTTCCCTCGCCATTGTAGGTGGTGTGGGATGGTGGTTGGTTGGTAATAGCAATTTTTTAAAACTCAACCAAAGGGCAACGCAAACTACCAAAACCAAAACGCCAGCTACCAGTTCCCAAACCAATTGCCAAACAGATGCAGCAGCCGTTCTCAGTTTAGCAGTTAGTTCCGACTATCAAACATTAGCCATTGCTCGTTCTGAAGGTCAAATTGAAATTTGGGATTGGCAGAACCAACAAGAAAAAAATGCCCCCCTGCAAGGTCATAAAGGTCGAATTAACGATATTGCCATGTCTCGAAACGGAAAAATTCTCGTTAGCGGGGGAGGCGATGGAACGGTTAAAGTTTGGGATTTACAGACGGGAAATTTACGGCAAAAGCTTCTCAGCCGACAATTTGGTCGTATTCTAAGTGTAGATATTCGTAGCGATGGCACGAAAGTTGCGGCTGGTAGCAGTACCGGGAAAATTGCTGTATGGAATCTATCAGATAGCAACAGCAATTCACAACCCATACAACTCCAAATAGATAGCCAAAAAACCAAAATCCAAACAGTTGCCTTTCATCCCACCAATCCCAATATCCTAGCTACTGGCGGCAACGATGGCAAAATTTGGATTTGGAACCTAGACACGCAGCAGCAAACCAATCTTTCTCCCCTGGAAAAATCCAATGTCACCCATGTTTTTGACCTGGCATTTAGCAGCGATGGAACTCAGCTAGCCAGCGGTACCAATTTAGGAGAAATCGATATTTGGAATTTGAATACAGGGGAACGGAATACATTAAAATTTAACGCCCATGATTTTTTGGTGAGTGCCGTTCGTTTTGGCAATAACCAACAGTATTTGGCAACAGCCAGCTATGATGAAACGGTGAAACTATGGAATTTCAATCCCAGCCAATCCGAACAGCGAGTTAATTCCCTGCGCGGTCATTATGGATTTGTTTACGATGTGGCTTTTTTAACGCCAACCGGAGAAACTTTAGCGAGTGCTGGATACGATGGTACGCTTCGGATTTGGCAAAAGAACGACCAACAGCAATGGCAAAATGAAATTTTATGTTCGGCAAAAAATACAGGGGGAAATGAAACGCCCTAGCTATTGATTTTGCAGTTCTTTTCTGGCTGCTTCCAGCCAACGATTAAACGTTGGTTGGTTGTTTTGAATCCATTCCCGCGCGTGAGAACGAATGGCGTCGGGGGTATTTTGTCCTTTTTTCATAAGTTGATTTTGAGCGTTAATATCTTCCATGGGAATAGTGGCAACTTCTAAGAACCGTTTTGCAACTGGATTGTCATTGAGGAATTGTTCGTTGGCAACAATGCCTATTTTATCGATGGGAAATCCTAGATTTTTTCCCTGAAATTTGGTATCCATGTTTTCCAGAACTTGTTGTTCTTCGGGAAGAGCGGTATAGGGAACTTCTAGCCAAATGACTTCTTGCCCTGGTTGCAATCTTTCGTTTAACCAGTAGGGTGTCCAAGTATAATAAAGAATGGGTTGGTTGTTCTGAAAACGATTTAGCATTTCGTCAACCAGAGCGGAATAATTTCCTTTATCGTGTTCTACAGTTTCTCGAAGATTGTAGGCATCGAGATGGTGTTCGATAATGCGTTCGCACCCCCACCCTGGATTGCACCCCACTAAGTTGGCTTTGCCGTCACCGTCGCTGTCAAAAAGTTGGGCAATTTCTGGATTTTGCAAGTCTTGAATATTGGAAATTCCATGTTTTTGAGCGGTGGGTTTGTCGATTAAGTATCCTTGTAAGGCATTTTCGATTAAGGTTCCCACTTTTTGCATGCCTTCTTGTCGGTATTTGGTATGGAGAATATGCCAGTGACTGGCTGTATAATCGAGATAGCCTGCCGCGATCGCTTCGTGGAGAAATTGATATTCCACTTCGGTTCCGGAAATGACTTGATATCCCAGTTTCTCCAGTCCCATATTGACAACTTCGGTTTGAAATAGTTCTTCTAACGTTCCATAACTAGAACGAACTTTGACTGGTTCTGGAATTTTCTTCAAAGCTTCTGGAGCAACAGAACCACGATCGCTGCAACCAGTTAAACTCATGATTGCTAGTATGAGGGAAAGTGCGATCGCGGAAAAAGAGATGCGACTAAATTTCATAATGGTTTTTGATTTCGCTCGAACAACAGTTGATTGTAGCTATGGGAATCAATTTAGCGCAAGTAAAGAGCGATCGCGATTGTTCCGCTCACGTTTGATAAATGGGGGCATTGGGACCTAACGGCAATTCCAAAACCACCCAGACAAAGAACAACACCAGCCAACTGATTAAGAAGGCAATGCTATAGGGAATCATGAGGGCAATCAAACGCCCAACTCCCAATTGTTTGTCGTATTGCTGTCCAAAGGCAAGCACCACGGGAAAATAGGGCATCAACGGCGTGATAATATTGGTACTAGAATCACCAATGCGGTAAAGGGCTTGAATCGCTTCTGGCGAATAGCCAATAAGCATGAGCATGGGCACAAAAATCGGTGCCAAAACTGCCCATTTTGCGGAAGCCGAACCAATAAACAAGTTTAAAACCACGCTAAAGGCAAGAAATAAGAATAAGGCAGGTACGCCCTCGATGCCCGTTGCTTTGAGAAAATTCGCGCCACTAATGGCAAAAATAATTCCCAAATTGCTCCAATCAAAATAAGCAATAAACTGTGCTGCTATAAATGCCAGAACCAAATAATATCCTAGGGAACTCATGGCTTTCGACATGGTATTGGCGACATCTCTATCGGTGCGGATGGTGCCCGCGACTTTGCCATACGCCAGACCAGGAAAGAAAAATCCCAATGCCACTAGAAAGACAATTCCTTCCATAAACGGCGAGGAAATCGATTTGATAAGTTCGGAGGTTTCTGGATCCCGCAAGACAGCTTGTGGAGGTAATGTTAAAAGGGCGATACAGACAAGATAGGCAAGTAAGGCATATCCCGCCCAACGCAATCCTTTCCGTTGCGAAGGGGTTAGTTCTTCAACTTCGTTTGTTTCGGGTTCCTCATTGTTGTAGGTGCCTAATCTGGGTTCTACGATATAGTCGGTAACGTACCAGCCTACAAAAGCGATCGCAACGGTAGAAACTGCCATAAAATAGTAATTTGCCATGGCATTTACAGTATACGCTTTCTCGATTAACTGGGCAGCACTTTGGGATAATCCTGCTAGCAAGGGATCCAGTGGATTGATAATCAAATTGGCACTAAAGCCACCGGAAACCCCAGCAAATCCGGCAACCAAACCAGCGATGGGATGGCGGTGGAAAGCTCGAAATACCACTGCCGATAGAGGAACCAAAATGACATACCCCGCATCTGCTGCTAAATTCGACATCACCCCGGCAAACACCACCATGGGAGAGGCAAATTTGGCGGGGGTAACGAGAATTAGCCGTCGTAAGGCGGTGGACAATAAGCCACTATGTTCGGCAACGCCAACGCCTAACAAGGCGACGAGAACGGTACCTAAAGGGGGAAATTGGACAAAGTTGGGTACGGCTTCGCTGACAATACGACGAATGCCTTCTGCTGTAAGTAAGGAAACGGCTTCTACGGTTTCTTCTTTGGCTGGGTTGACGACGGCAAGGTTCGCCCAAGATGCGATCGCGCTAGCAAAAATGGTAAACAGGGCAAGGAGGGCAAATAGCGTTACTGGGTCTGGTAAGCGATTCCCAAGGCGTTCGATAAAGTTGAGAATTGTCGCCAATCCTCTAGTTTGCTGAGGCTTTGGGGAGGGTGATTGACTCATAGGCGA
Above is a genomic segment from Geitlerinema sp. PCC 9228 containing:
- a CDS encoding YraN family protein produces the protein MKQPADKQPANHQAGELGETLVATWLQQQQWRILDRRWRCRWGEIDIIAQYNNNQTNAPIAFVEVKTRRGNNWDAGGRLAVTPSKQNKLQKAASLFLAENPHLSENPCRFDVALVRCCRLTARSHPGSTHPPPDTAIIVGNPIYLENHQLVLEAYIESAFLPLA
- the proX gene encoding glycine betaine/L-proline ABC transporter substrate-binding protein ProX; its protein translation is MKFSRISFSAIALSLILAIMSLTGCSDRGSVAPEALKKIPEPVKVRSSYGTLEELFQTEVVNMGLEKLGYQVISGTEVEYQFLHEAIAAGYLDYTASHWHILHTKYRQEGMQKVGTLIENALQGYLIDKPTAQKHGISNIQDLQNPEIAQLFDSDGDGKANLVGCNPGWGCERIIEHHLDAYNLRETVEHDKGNYSALVDEMLNRFQNNQPILYYTWTPYWLNERLQPGQEVIWLEVPYTALPEEQQVLENMDTKFQGKNLGFPIDKIGIVANEQFLNDNPVAKRFLEVATIPMEDINAQNQLMKKGQNTPDAIRSHAREWIQNNQPTFNRWLEAARKELQNQ
- a CDS encoding AbgT family transporter, which codes for MSQSPSPKPQQTRGLATILNFIERLGNRLPDPVTLFALLALFTIFASAIASWANLAVVNPAKEETVEAVSLLTAEGIRRIVSEAVPNFVQFPPLGTVLVALLGVGVAEHSGLLSTALRRLILVTPAKFASPMVVFAGVMSNLAADAGYVILVPLSAVVFRAFHRHPIAGLVAGFAGVSGGFSANLIINPLDPLLAGLSQSAAQLIEKAYTVNAMANYYFMAVSTVAIAFVGWYVTDYIVEPRLGTYNNEEPETNEVEELTPSQRKGLRWAGYALLAYLVCIALLTLPPQAVLRDPETSELIKSISSPFMEGIVFLVALGFFFPGLAYGKVAGTIRTDRDVANTMSKAMSSLGYYLVLAFIAAQFIAYFDWSNLGIIFAISGANFLKATGIEGVPALFLFLAFSVVLNLFIGSASAKWAVLAPIFVPMLMLIGYSPEAIQALYRIGDSSTNIITPLMPYFPVVLAFGQQYDKQLGVGRLIALMIPYSIAFLISWLVLFFVWVVLELPLGPNAPIYQT
- a CDS encoding WD40 repeat domain-containing protein — its product is MSNKNDTAVTIIALIISLAIVGGVGWWLVGNSNFLKLNQRATQTTKTKTPATSSQTNCQTDAAAVLSLAVSSDYQTLAIARSEGQIEIWDWQNQQEKNAPLQGHKGRINDIAMSRNGKILVSGGGDGTVKVWDLQTGNLRQKLLSRQFGRILSVDIRSDGTKVAAGSSTGKIAVWNLSDSNSNSQPIQLQIDSQKTKIQTVAFHPTNPNILATGGNDGKIWIWNLDTQQQTNLSPLEKSNVTHVFDLAFSSDGTQLASGTNLGEIDIWNLNTGERNTLKFNAHDFLVSAVRFGNNQQYLATASYDETVKLWNFNPSQSEQRVNSLRGHYGFVYDVAFLTPTGETLASAGYDGTLRIWQKNDQQQWQNEILCSAKNTGGNETP